From one Thermomicrobiales bacterium genomic stretch:
- a CDS encoding hydantoinase/oxoprolinase family protein, whose amino-acid sequence MNVSTGGLRVGIDIGGTFTDLLVFDADAGRFHIGKILTTPDEPSRAVIDGLVATLSAAGLSSTAVRGIVHGTTLVTNAIIERKGAKTALLTTRGFRDAVQIGREHRYDLYDLFLEMPKPLVPRDLRLELDERVLADGAELVAVSPGQVRELADQLVAAGVEAVGIALIHAWRDPAHERQVEALLAEYAPDLVVSTSSSVVPEIREYERASTTIANVYVRPVVSRYLHRLEESLAALGVRGSLLIMLSSGGTCTVETARTFPIRLIESGPAAGALAAAEYGRLSGMSDVLSFDMGGTTAKACLIDAGRPLTTSDFEVSRVYRFKKGSGLPIKVPVIEMIEIGAGGGSIARIDALGLLKVGPDSAGSDPGPACYGRGGTAPTVTDADLVLGYLDPAFFLGGRMTLDVNEASAAIERDIADPLGIDVLQAAWGIHQVVNENMANAARIHAIERGKDPRAYPIFAFGGAGPVHAWRVSRILQSPRLIVPLGAGVTSTVGFLVAPLAFDFVRSWYGRLDALDWPRVNDLLAEMEEEGRRILGEADVAAADITVTRVADLRYAGQGHEISVPLPPGTLTNESVAGLQDGFEAVYRSLFERIAPGNPVEALSWRVSVAGPRPDLPLDRLAGSVDSTSDPTVAIKGERPIYLPEQQSLVSAPVYDRYRLAPGAAISGPAVVEERESTLIVGPHARARVDALLSLVVEDAE is encoded by the coding sequence ATGAACGTGTCGACGGGTGGCCTGCGGGTCGGGATCGACATCGGCGGGACGTTCACCGATCTGTTGGTCTTCGACGCAGATGCCGGCCGCTTCCATATCGGCAAGATCCTGACGACGCCAGATGAGCCGAGCCGCGCGGTGATCGATGGCCTTGTCGCCACACTCTCCGCGGCCGGCCTCAGCTCCACCGCAGTCCGCGGCATCGTCCACGGCACAACACTGGTGACCAATGCCATCATCGAGCGCAAGGGCGCGAAGACCGCGCTCCTGACGACCCGCGGCTTCCGCGACGCCGTTCAGATCGGTCGGGAGCACCGCTACGATCTCTACGACCTGTTCCTGGAGATGCCGAAGCCCCTCGTGCCGCGTGACCTGCGGCTGGAGCTGGACGAGCGCGTGCTGGCCGACGGCGCCGAGCTCGTCGCAGTCTCGCCCGGACAGGTCCGTGAGCTAGCCGATCAGCTCGTCGCCGCAGGGGTCGAGGCGGTTGGCATCGCTCTGATCCATGCCTGGCGTGACCCGGCTCACGAGCGGCAGGTTGAGGCGCTCCTGGCCGAGTACGCTCCCGATCTGGTCGTCTCAACCTCGTCCAGCGTTGTCCCTGAGATCCGCGAATACGAGCGCGCATCGACGACGATCGCAAATGTCTACGTCCGCCCGGTCGTCTCGCGCTATCTCCACCGCCTTGAGGAGTCGCTCGCGGCGCTTGGCGTGCGCGGCAGCCTGTTGATCATGCTCTCCTCTGGCGGAACATGCACCGTCGAGACGGCGCGAACCTTCCCGATCCGTCTGATCGAGTCCGGCCCGGCTGCCGGCGCGTTGGCGGCCGCCGAATATGGGCGGCTTTCGGGCATGTCGGATGTGCTCTCGTTTGACATGGGCGGCACAACCGCCAAGGCCTGCCTGATCGATGCTGGCCGGCCGTTGACCACGTCCGATTTCGAGGTCAGCCGTGTCTACCGGTTCAAGAAGGGCTCGGGCCTGCCGATCAAGGTTCCAGTCATCGAGATGATCGAGATCGGCGCAGGAGGCGGGTCGATCGCGCGAATCGACGCGCTTGGCCTGCTCAAGGTTGGGCCAGACTCGGCCGGTTCCGATCCCGGGCCGGCCTGCTATGGACGCGGCGGAACCGCGCCGACCGTCACCGATGCCGACCTCGTGCTCGGCTATCTCGACCCCGCGTTCTTCCTCGGCGGGCGGATGACGCTCGACGTGAACGAAGCAAGCGCCGCGATCGAGCGTGACATCGCAGATCCCCTGGGGATCGACGTCCTGCAGGCCGCCTGGGGTATCCACCAGGTTGTCAACGAGAACATGGCCAACGCCGCCCGTATCCACGCCATCGAGCGTGGGAAAGATCCGCGCGCCTATCCCATCTTCGCCTTTGGAGGCGCCGGACCAGTCCATGCCTGGCGCGTCAGTCGCATCCTCCAGTCACCACGCCTGATCGTGCCGCTTGGCGCCGGGGTTACCTCAACCGTTGGCTTTCTCGTCGCGCCCCTGGCGTTCGACTTCGTTCGCTCCTGGTATGGCCGGCTCGATGCGCTCGACTGGCCGCGCGTCAATGATCTGCTGGCGGAGATGGAAGAGGAGGGGCGGCGCATTCTTGGCGAGGCCGATGTCGCTGCCGCTGACATCACCGTCACGCGCGTCGCTGACCTGCGCTACGCCGGCCAGGGCCACGAGATCTCCGTGCCGCTGCCGCCGGGCACGTTGACCAACGAGTCAGTCGCCGGTCTACAGGACGGATTCGAGGCTGTGTACCGCTCGCTCTTCGAGCGTATCGCTCCCGGCAACCCGGTCGAAGCGCTCTCCTGGCGGGTCTCGGTTGCCGGCCCTCGCCCGGATCTTCCGCTGGATCGACTTGCCGGCTCGGTCGACTCTACGTCCGACCCCACCGTTGCGATCAAGGGCGAGCGTCCGATCTATCTCCCTGAGCAGCAGTCGCTCGTCTCTGCCCCCGTCTACGACCGGTACAGGCTCGCCCCCGGCGCTGCCATCTCGGGGCCGGCCGTCGTCGAAGAACGCGAATCGACCCTCATCGTTGGCCCCCACGCGCGAGCGCGCGTGGACGCGCTATTGAGCCTCGTGGTGGAGGACGCCGAATGA